The nucleotide window GTGGGCAGCGGAAACCTCGGCAGCAACAACATCGGATTCGGGAACCTCGGTAACAACAACCTGGGGTTTGGAAACAACGGCAACAACAACATCGGTTTCGGGCTCACCGGCAGCAACATGGTCGGCATCGGCGCGCTGAACACCGGCGTCGGAAACTTCGGCTTCGGCAACGCCGGGGACAACAACATCGGCTTCTTCAACTCCGGCAGCAACAACATTGGCTTCTTCAACTCCGGGGAGGGCAACTTCGGCTTCGACAACGCCGGCGCCACCAATACCGGGTTCGGCAACGCGGGCGCCACCAACACCGGATTCGGAAATTCCAGCTTCAGCAACTTCGGATTCGGGAATTCGGGCTCACAAAACATGGGCTTCGGAAACGCCGGCGGTAGCAACATAGGCTCCGGCAACTCGGGCGACTTCAACGCGGGCAGCTTCAACTCAGGCACCACCAATACGGGCGCATTCAACGCAGGCAACTTCAACACGGGATGGGCCAACTCCGGCGACGTCAACACCGGTGCCGTCAATGCGGGTGACCTGAACACCGGTATCGGCAGCCCAGACGACCAAGCGGTGGCGAACTCGGGCTTCGGCAACACCGACAGCGGCAACTCGGGTTTCTTCAACTCTGGCGACGGCAACTCCGGCTTCCAGAACAGCAACACGGGCTTGGTGGGTCAGGGCAGCGCCGGTCTGCTCAACTCCGGTGACGGCGGCAACACCGGGATCAACAATTCGGGTCACTTCAACGTGGGCGTCTTCAATACCGGCGCCCTGAACACGGGTATCGGCAACGCGGCCGACAACCTTAGCTTCCCCTACACCTCGGGCGTGGCGAACTCAGGCGACAACAGCTCCGGCGCATTCAACACCGGCGACAATCAGTCGGGCTTCTTCAACCTCAGCAGCCTCGCGTTTGCGACGTCGGCCAACGTTGCCGCGGCGTTCAGCGCGCCCGCCGCGGCGCTGGCTGCCGCCGTGCCCGCGGTCGACCTTCCGGCGTTCAACGTGGGCATCGGCAACATCGGCGAATACAACCTGGGCAGCGGCAACATCGGCTCGTTCAATCACGGCATCGGCAATATCGGCAACGCCAACCACGGCAGCGGAAACACCGGCAACGCGAACATGGGCAGCGGCAACACCGGTTTCTTCAACATGGGCAACGGCAACGACGGCAATACCAATTTCGGCATCGGAAACATCGGCAATCTCAACCTCGGTAGCGGCAACAACGGTTCCGGCAACATCGGCGATGGCAACTTCGGTAGCGGCAACTTCGGTAGCGGCAACTTCGGCAGCACCAACTGGGGTAGCGGCAACAACGGCTCGTTCAACCTGGGTTTCGGGAACCAGGGCGGTAGCAACATCGGCCTGGCGAATCTCGGCACCAACAACTTGGGCTTTGGCAACAACGGCAACAACAACATCGGTTTCGGCCTCAACGGCAACAACATGATCGGCATCGGTGGGCTCAACTCCGGTAGCGGCAATATGGGCTTGGGCAACTCCGGCGACAACAACGTCGGCTTCTTCAACTCCGGCAGCAACAATGTCGGCTTCTTCAATTCCGGTGACGGTAACTTCGGCTTCTCCAACGCCGGCTCAACCAACACCGGGTTCTGGAACGCGGGCAGCGTCAACACCGGCCACGGGAATGCCGGTAGCACCAACTTTGGCTTCGCCAACGCCGGCGACTCGAACATGGGGGTCGGGAATGCGGGTAGCAATAACCTCGGTTGCGGGAACTCCGGCTCGTCCAACACCGGCAGCTACAACTCCGGCAGCCTGAACACGGGCTTCGACAATTCGGGCGACACCAACACCGGATGGGGGAACTCGGCCGACATCAACAC belongs to Mycobacterium basiliense and includes:
- a CDS encoding PPE family protein, yielding MNFAMLPPEVNSALMFAGAGSGPTLAAAAAWDGLADELGDAAAAFSSVTSALAGGSWQGPAAAAMAAAAAPYASWLSAAATRALGAAAQAKAAAAVFDAARAATVHPGLVLANRNQLVSLVLSNVFGQNAPAIAATEAAYEELWAQDVAAMVGYHGGASAVAARLAPWQQALRALPGSMAAAGAPVAAALAPSAAALIPGLSIGNTGVGNLSIGNIGNYNLGSGNFGSFNLGSGNVGNANLGSGNAGQANFGSGNLGFFNLGSGNIGYSNLGSGNGGNLNLGNGNGGSGNFGSGNAGNWNLGSGNIGDNNWGGGNNGSFNVGSGNLGSNNIGFGNLGNNNLGFGNNGNNNIGFGLTGSNMVGIGALNTGVGNFGFGNAGDNNIGFFNSGSNNIGFFNSGEGNFGFDNAGATNTGFGNAGATNTGFGNSSFSNFGFGNSGSQNMGFGNAGGSNIGSGNSGDFNAGSFNSGTTNTGAFNAGNFNTGWANSGDVNTGAVNAGDLNTGIGSPDDQAVANSGFGNTDSGNSGFFNSGDGNSGFQNSNTGLVGQGSAGLLNSGDGGNTGINNSGHFNVGVFNTGALNTGIGNAADNLSFPYTSGVANSGDNSSGAFNTGDNQSGFFNLSSLAFATSANVAAAFSAPAAALAAAVPAVDLPAFNVGIGNIGEYNLGSGNIGSFNHGIGNIGNANHGSGNTGNANMGSGNTGFFNMGNGNDGNTNFGIGNIGNLNLGSGNNGSGNIGDGNFGSGNFGSGNFGSTNWGSGNNGSFNLGFGNQGGSNIGLANLGTNNLGFGNNGNNNIGFGLNGNNMIGIGGLNSGSGNMGLGNSGDNNVGFFNSGSNNVGFFNSGDGNFGFSNAGSTNTGFWNAGSVNTGHGNAGSTNFGFANAGDSNMGVGNAGSNNLGCGNSGSSNTGSYNSGSLNTGFDNSGDTNTGWGNSADINTGAYNSGDLNTGFGSTQTQTGPNSGLGHMGTGNSGFFNSGDGNSGFQNSNTGVLATGNSGVRNFGDVTNVGFLNSGSGNIGIFNAGTAGVGLANSGNNSSGVRISGDGSSGAFNSGDGQSGFNN